The Suricata suricatta isolate VVHF042 chromosome 4, meerkat_22Aug2017_6uvM2_HiC, whole genome shotgun sequence genome includes a region encoding these proteins:
- the ETAA1 gene encoding ewing's tumor-associated antigen 1: MSRRRKHGDSPGLKNTPRKAAAAEECSSVVEPGKRRLRSARGSGLRGPGERSPRAGPQQEQPPAAAWCSKSNPEERYETPKRVLKMDLSSTFSSPNDPDGQNDIFWDQNSPMTKQLGKGRRKQIYTTDSDEISHIVNRIAPQVKWLFPILYSGCTSFSPFSTYFCSYPCLVLSFSSNLALNLKTNSVLKIQNQEEELMKLAKQFDKNMEELDVIQEQKKRNHDFIQTISEAEILTNYKDNVQMQLSHDIVPEIDNAIMKNPMKENTKMSVVNDQNSSQKPFDQNAEAAFNAIFDGSTQKCSGQFSQDVSDAVLNTSNTTFGKKSALKEEKIITNETLVTEKLPDKTPGSLSCQVVTPGMTKSCITSYTEKPEALNKHLDAFLTSDFEDDWENLLNNESFVMQNVKMCELFPAPKTAQIADQKRICNFNNRNDRHKSRMNTSLDARSIDSKIVQDLPSKTYNRELIDSGKYRLSLNPNDEPNKLPSTGYIMKLEKSFNKIVQDSSVASNRTIVKDMHTKFTSNINTFEKSNLTTGYSKEQESKSVFNQSFKAPANVNPFGSATLGNETSVYNPNQTNASKLGSFFDDWNDPSFANEIVKACHQLENTWEADDVDDDLLYQACDDIERLTQQQDIRKDSKISESTVEINNSSKHGAKNIFTTSKQESQLVQSKDLNLSSISEHTSFTNHLQLNKPVKMDKGEICGNSPSFLGATTNLTIYPKNSNYHINNLHFSWNNTDVPMQVKSPQSALMGSSGLNVNSDYRNTETAAYKKKLSTQHVSHRSTTDGGGQSALNRTVRSPKYTFTKIKNSQILSQFNQNCTPGSISDTKITQGLEENKTPVNPFCGKAIKQQCLVKRSESLKQPSKEEEEKNKKYSPEEIQRKRQEALVRRMAKAQASSVKAAPT, encoded by the exons aaagGTATGAAACACCAAAGAGAGTGCTGAAAATGGATTTGTCATCTACCTTCAGTTCTCCAAATGATCCAGATGGACAGAATGATATCTTTTGGGATCAGAATTCTCCAATGACAAAACAGTTag gtaaaggaagaagaaaacagatttacACGACAGATAGTGATGAAATCTCACATATTGTTAATCGTATTGCTCCTCAG GTGAAATGGCTTTTTCCTATCCTTTATAGTGGTTgcacttctttttctcctttctctacttatttttgttcttatccctgtcttgttcttaGCTTTAGTTCTAACCTTGCACTTAACTTGA AAACTAATTCGGT gttaaaaatacaaaatcaagagGAAGAACTTATGAAATTGGCTAAGCAATTTGATAAAAATATGGAAGAGCTAGATGTGATCCaagagcaaaagaagagaaatcatgATTTTATCCAGACGATTTCAGAAGCAGAGATTTTAACTAATTATAAAGATAATGTACAGATGCAGTTATCACATGATATAGTTCCAGAAATAGATAATGCTATAATGAAGAACCCAatgaaagaaaacaccaaaatgtCTGTGGTAAATGATCAAAATAGCAGTCAGAAGCCATTTGACCAAAATGCTGAAGCAGCCTTTAATGCCATTTTTGATGGCTCTACTCAGAAGTGTAGTGGACAGTTCAGCCAAGATGTGTCAGATGCTGTTTTGAACACAAGTAATACTACCTTTGGAAAGAAAAGTGctttgaaagaggagaaaatcatTACTAATGAAACTCTGGTCACTGAAAAACTGCCAGATAAAACTCCAGGATCACTTTCTTGTCAAGTGGTTACTCCTGGAATGACAAAATCATGTATAACTTCTTATACTGAGAAGCCAGAAGCTCTTAATAAACACCTTGATGCATTTCTTACCAGTGATTTTGAGGATGATTGGGAAAACTTACTAAATAATGAATCTTTTGTTATGCAGAATGTCAAAATGTGTGAACTTTTCCCTGCTCCTAAAACAGCCCAGATTGCTGATCAAAAGAGAATTTGTAACTTTAACAATAGAAATGATAGACATAAGTCAAGAATGAATACAAGCTTAGATGCCAGGTCAATCGATTCAAAAATTGTACAAGATCTCCCTTCAAAGACCTATAACAGGGAATTAATAGATTCTGGAAAATACAGATTGTCACTAAATCCAAATGATGAACCAAACAAATTACCATCCACTGGATATATAATGAAACTTGAGAAATCGTTCAATAAAATTGTTCAAGACTCTTCGGTTGCATCTAATCGGACAATAGTAAAAGATATGCATACTAAATTTACTTCTAatataaatacttttgaaaagtCTAATTTGACCACAGGATATTCTAAAGAACAAGAAAGTAAGTCCGTTTTTAATCAGTCTTTTAAAGCACCTGCTAATGTAAATCCTTTTGGCTCTGCAACTTTGGGCAATGAAACCAGTGTTTATAATCCAAATCAGACTAATGCATCAAAGTTAGGTTCTTTCTTTGATGATTGGAATGATCCATCATTTGCCAATGAAATTGTTAAAGCATGCCATCAATTAGAGAATACCTGGGAAGCAGATGATGTAGATGATGATTTATTATACCAAGCATGTGATGATATTGAAAGACTAACTCAGCAACAAGACATTAGAAAGGACAGCAAGATATCAGAAAGTACAGTTGAGATCAATAATAGTTCCAAACATGGAGCCAAAAACATATTTACTACATCTAAACAAGAAAGTCAGTTGGTGCAGTCGAAGGATTTGAATCTGAGCAGCATTTCAGAGCACACATCTTTCACAAATCACTTGCAATTAAATAAACCAGTGAAGATGGATAAAGGGGAAATCTGTGGAAATTCTCCAAGTTTTTTAGGTGCtacaacaaatttgacaatatatCCGAAGAACTCAAATTATCATATCAATAATCTGCATTTCTCCTGGAATAACACTGATGTTCCAATGCAAGTGAAGAGTCCACAGTCAGCTCTTATGGGAAGTTCAGGTTTGAATGTGAATTCGGATTATAGGAATACAGAAACTGCTGCTTATAAGAAGAAATTAAGTACTCAGCATGTATCCCATAGAAGTACAACAGATGGAGGAGGTCAGAGTGCCCTTAACAGAACAGTTAGATCTCCTAAGTATACATTTACAAAGATCAAAAATTCTCAAATTCTTTCCCAGTTTAATCAAAACTGTACACCAGGAAGTATTTCTGATACCAAAATTACACAGGgtttggaggaaaataaaacgCCTGTCAACCCATTTTGTGGGAAGGCTATTAAACAACAGTGTTTGGTGAAACGTTCTGAATCTTTGAAACAACCTTCAAAAG aggaagaagagaaaaataaaaagtattctcctgaagaaattcaaagaaaaagacaagaagcGCTGGTGCGAAGAATGGCCAAAGCACAGGCATCATCAGTAAAGGCAGCTCCCACTTAA